One Pseudomonas sp. B21_DOA genomic window, GTGGCGTGGTTGCTGTCGAGGAATGCCGGGTTTGTCACCGGCCAAGAGTTCGTCGTCGACGGCGGCATGACCAAGAAAATGATTTACGAGCAGTAGCAGCTTCAAGCTTCAAGCGGCAAGCGGCAAGCGGCAAGCAGAAGCATGATGGTAGTGTGCCTGCTTTCGCTGATATTGCTTTTTCTTGAAGCTTGCAGCTTGCAGCTAAAATCTGTTTTTGAAAAAACTCTAATCCTGCTATTGACTTAGCTTCGCCACCTGCGTAAATTTCGCGGCCTCGGAGATGCAAACGGGTGATTAGCTCAGCTGGGAGAGCGTCTGCCTTACAAGCAGAATGTCGGCGGTTCGATCCCGTCATCACCCACCACTCCCGAGAAGCTTGCGCAAGCAAGAGAGTAGGCTGAAAGTGCCTGCACCGACGCGCAGCGGTAGTTCAGTCGGTTAGAATACCGGCCTGTCACGCCGGGGGTCGCGGGTTCGAGTCCCGTCCGCTGCGCCATATTTTACGAATCAGATTTATCTGATTCGCGATTGCCAGGCACCGAAGCCGGCAATCAAAACGAGTTACTTGAGCGCAAGCTCAAAGCGATACGCAGCGGTAGTTCAGTCGGTTAGAATACCGGCCTGTCACGCCGGGGGTCGCGGGTTCGAGTCCCGTCCGCTGCGCCATATCTGTTTCAAGGACCACTGAACGCCTTGAAGCGCCGAAACCAGTCATCGGCTGAATCGGATCGATAGCAAAGACCCTGGTCGAAAGACCGGGGTTTTTTGTGTCTGAAATTTGGTTATTCCTATTCCTCGCTCCTGAAGCCAATGCAAATTCCTGTGGGAGCGAGCCTGCTCGCGAAAGCGTCTGCACATTCAAAATCTGTATTGCCTGAAAATCGCTTTCGCGAGGAGGCTCAATCCACCATAGGCACGCTCTGTCGTCTCGGCGGATCGGATGCGGTGCCACGTCGCATTGATTTTTTTGATTATTTAGTCAGGTTTTTGTAACTGGTTGTTTGCTGCGGGCGCAGAAACCTTTAAAGTTAACCTTTCGGTCAGCTTTGCACTGTCAACACAGCTCTTTGCTTCGCCAGAAAGAGCTTCTGCACGACTCGAGATCCCCAGTAGATAACCACAAGGGCGGACCTATAACCGCCCAGAGGATGATCCATGTCCAACCGTGAAATATCCCGGCGCTCGTTCCTCCAGGGCGGGCTGGTGGCGGGTGTGAGCGTTACGCTTACGCCGCTCAGCAGTCAGGCGCTGGCTGCCTTGATGGAAAACAGCGTCACCGTGCCGTCCGAGAAATGGCTCGGCAATAACGGCAAGGCGCGTCAACGCAACGATGCGCTTTCCAAGGTCTGTGGCAGCAAGGTCTTCGCCCGCGACATCCGCGCCAAGGACATGCCCGGCTGGCCTGAGCAACAGGGCCACGCGATGCTGCTGAAAACCATCAAGGCTGACCGCATCTACGCCGGCTACGATCTGTCGTGGCTCGGCGCTGATCTGCAGCCGGACCGCATCGTTACCGCTGCCGATCTGGACAAAGACGGTATTGTCTTCCCCGAAGAGCACGCGCCTGATCCGTTGCTGCCGGAAGGCAAAGTGCCGATGTTCATCGGTCACCCGGTAGCGATCCTGATCTGGAACGACTTTGAGCGTTTCCGTCAGGCCAAGAATCAACTCAAATTCAATGACAAAGCGATTCGTTACGGCGCCAAAGTGCCGTTCTACGAAGGCGATCCCTACGGCAGCTTCCGCTACGTGCGCGTCGGCGGCGCCACTTCGGCGGACGAAGACGAGTTCGCCAGCCTCAAGGATTCGATTCTGTTCCCGATGCTGAAGAACCGCCGGCCGGTGTGGAATGCATCGCCGAACCTGCATGGCAACCTCACCGAGCGCGGCCTGTTCTACGCCGATCGCATGAAGCAGGAAATCGACACGCCGCCGGATAACTGGCTGGTGTTCGATGAGCGCTACAAGACGCCGTCGATCGAACCGGCCGCCCTCGAGCCGGACAACGGCAACGGCTGGTACGACCCGAAAACCAAAACCCTGCATTTCGTCGTTGCGACGCAGTGCCCGCTGGAGGTTGCGACCGAGACCGCGAAGATGATCGGGCCGTCGCGTTTTGGCCTGGCCAATCTGAACATGCACCCGGGCTATACCGTCGGGTACGGCTCCAAAGACCACAACATTTTTGTCTACTACGCAGCCTTGGCCGCGCTGTACGGCGCCGGCGTGCCGGTGCGTCTGGCCAACGACCGCTACGAGCAGTTCCAGAGCGGCATCAAGCGTCACCCGTTCGACATTCGCTACCAGTTGGCCGTGGACAAGAACGACTACACCTTCAAGATCTTCCGCGCGGAAATGAGCGTCGACGGCGGCGGCCGGGTCAACTACAGCCCATCCGTAGCGGCGGTTGGCGCCACGGCTGCGCAGTCGATCTACTACATGCCGCAGAACGACCTGCAGGTCACCGCCTATCACTCGCGCGCAGTCGAAGCGGGTTCGATGCGCGGTTACGGCACCCTGCAAAGCATGGCGGCGACCGAAATGATGGTCGACGAGATCGCCAATCGTCTGGGTGTCGACGCGATCGATTTGCGCCGTCGCAACGCCCTGCGTTCGGGGATGAAAAACACCCAGGGTGCAATCCCGGCCGGTGCACTGCGCCTGCACGAAATTCTCGACAAGGCCTCAGTGCACGAGGTCTGGAAAAACCGCGACGCGATCAAGCAACAGCGTGAAGCGGCAGATCCGGATAACTGGTACGGCGTCGGTTTCGCCATCTGCCAGAAAGACTTCGGCACTGGCTCCGAAGCGCCGATGGCCAGCATCGAATTCACCGCAGACGGGCGCATCACTCTGCGCCACATCGGCATCGAAATCGGTACCGGCATGTCCACCTCGCAAGCCCTGGTCGTCGCGGATTTCCTCGGCAGCCCGGCGCACGAGGTGAAAACCGGCGAAACCGAATGGCAGGAAATGCAGCTGATCACCAGCGGCAACCCGTACATCATGAGTCAGGCCGAGCAGGACAATCTGCTGCGCAACCCGCGCTGGGTCGGCAAGCTGGCGTCGGCGTCTTCGGCGACTAACTCGGCCTATTACTTCAGCCATGCGACCCGTGAAGCGGCGCGCGTGCTGTTCAACCACGGCTTGTGGCCGGCGGCACTGGAGATCTGGCGTCAGGGGCCGTACGGCGGCCAGGCCAACCCTTACGTGGTGCGCCGCGAAGATGCGCATTGGGTCGACGGCAAGCTGACCGCCAACGGCATGCAGCCGCTGAGTTTCGAAGAACTGGCCAAGCGCGCCCACGAGCGCGGTCTGGTGACGGGCGCTACGGTGCATGGTTTCAACCGCTGGAGCTGGGCCGAGGCTGAGTACAGCATCGCCGGCGTGCGCGAGCGCCTGCCGCTCGACGGTCTGGCGGTGAAATACGGCGATGGCGCGCCGCAAGCGAAGAAAGCGCAGATGAACAGCGCCGGCTTCCATCTGCTCGATCGGCAGAACGTCAACTACCCGGTAGTGCAGTTGAACAACGCTGCCGTGACCTATTACAGCCCGGTCGCGACGCTGGTCGAGTTGAAGGTCAACAAAGGCTCGGCGGAAGTTCAGGTGCTCAACCACCATTCGTGGATCGAGTGCGGTCGTGTGCTGGTTGAAGAGTTAGTCAAGGGCCAGCTCGAAGGCGGTATCGCCATGGGTATTGGCCATGCGCTGATGGAAGAGATGCCGTTGTACGAAGGCGGGCCGGGGAGGGTGACTGGAACTTCAACCGTTACCGTCTGCCGATGGCGCGTCACGTTGCGGTGTGGAAGCAGACTGCGGAGATCCTGCCGCCGCTGTCGCCGAGCGATCCGTCCAAGGGCATCGCCGAAGTGGTGATGATCCCGATTGTCGGTGCCATCGGTAACGCCGTGGCGCACGCCATCGGTAAACGTGTTCGTGACTTGCCTATTACCGCTGCGCGCATCAAGGAGGCCCTCAATGGCTAACCGTCCGCTTCAACTGACCCTCAATGGTCAATCCGTCGGCCCGGTGGACATCCCTGATGACCTGCCGATGATCGACTACCTGCACGAATACAAAAATCTCACCGGCTCGCGTCTGGGCTGCGGTCAGGGGATCTGCCACGCCTGTGTGGTGATCGTCGACAACCCCGACGGCACCAGCGAAGAAGTGCGCACCTGTATTACCGGTGCGCATTACTTCGAGGGCAAGAAAGTCCGCACGATTGAAGGCCATGCCACTCGCGACGAGCAGGGCCAGGTCACCGAGCTCAATCCGATCCAGCAGCGCTTTGTCGACGAGTTCGCTTTCCAGTGCAGCTACTGCGCGCCAGGCTTCGTCAACGCCGCGACGGTGTTGGTCGAGAAGCTGCAGCGCCAGCCGATCGTCAAAAGTCAGCTGGAACAGGTGATCGAGGACAGCCTCGGCCATCACGTCTGCCGCTGCACTGGCTACGTGCGTTATTACAACGCCACGCGCAACGTGCTGACCGATCTCGGCCTGGTTAAGGAGGGTTGAGCATGAAGCGTTTACTGACCCGCCTGACTTTCGCGGTCGGACTGGCTGCGCCGCTTTGGCGGCCCACGCCGACGATCAGATCAAGCGCGGCGAATACCTCGCTCGCGCCGCCGACTGCATGGCTTGCCACACCGCACCGGGTGGCGCGCCATTTGCCGGCGGCCTGCCGATCGTCTCGCCATTCGGCACGATCTACGGCACCAACATCACCCCGAGCAAAGAGCACGGCATCGGTCTGTACAACGATGACGAGTTCTTCGCTGCGCTGACCGAAGGCAAGCGTCGCGACGGTGCGAATCTGTATCCAGCGATGCCGTACACCTCGTATCACCTGATGCCGCGCGCCGATTCCGATGCGATTCACGCGTATCTGAAAACCATCGAGCCGATCGAACGCGCCGCACCGGTGACCAGCCTGAGCTTTCCGTTCAATGTGCGTCTGGGCCTGACCGGCTGGAACATGATCTATGGCAAAGACGTCAAGCTGGAACCGGCGGAAGGCAAGAGTGAGACGTGGAAGCGCGGCCAGTACATGGTCGACGTTCTCGGTCACTGCGGCGAATGCCATACGCCACGCGGCCTGCCCGGTGCGATGCAAATGGACAAGCGCATGACCGGCGGCATCCTCAATGGTTATCTGGCGCCGAGCCTGCTGGCCACCGACCTGGCCGCGCGCGGCTGGAATCAGCAGGATTTGAGCACGTTTCTCAAGCACGGCATGAGCGCGCAAGGGACGATGTTTAACGAGATGTTCCCGGTGTTTCACAACAGCACTCAGGGGCTGAGCGATACGGATCTGGCGGCAATGGCGACATTCCTGCTCGGCGAGCAACCGCCGCCAGCCAAAGAGCTCGTCGAGGTGCCGCTCGACAAGCTCAGCCCGAGTGCTCAGCGCGGCCGTCAGGAATACCTGAACGTCTGCGCCGGTTGTCACGCGGCTGGCGGTGAAGGCAAGCCGCACATCGCAGTGGCCATGCGCGGCAACACCACGTTGCGTCTGGAAGATCCGCGCAACCTGTTGCGAGTGATCGAGGATGGCATCGGCGAACAGAAGTTTTCCGGGTTCGAGCACATGCAGCCGATGCCGGGTTTTGCTGAAAAGCTCAGTCCTGAGCAATTGACCGAT contains:
- a CDS encoding (2Fe-2S)-binding protein, which produces MANRPLQLTLNGQSVGPVDIPDDLPMIDYLHEYKNLTGSRLGCGQGICHACVVIVDNPDGTSEEVRTCITGAHYFEGKKVRTIEGHATRDEQGQVTELNPIQQRFVDEFAFQCSYCAPGFVNAATVLVEKLQRQPIVKSQLEQVIEDSLGHHVCRCTGYVRYYNATRNVLTDLGLVKEG